In Polaromonas sp. JS666, one genomic interval encodes:
- the hemC gene encoding hydroxymethylbilane synthase, whose amino-acid sequence MSAASQPGNPIAPRKIIIATRESRLALWQAEHVKALLESRLGWQVELLGMTTQGDQILDRSLSKVGGKGLFVKELEVALSEGRADLAVHSLKDVPMDLPDGFALACVLEREDPHDAFVSNQFASLADLPQGAVVGTSSLRRLVLLKALRPDLNIEPLRGNLDTRLRKLDEGHYHAIVLAAAGLKRLGLQARIRGIFAPDDMLPAAGQGALGIEVRADRHDLMQALGTLAHQPTWLAVTAERTVSRAMGGSCSMPLAAYTEGPAAEGSEGMQLHATWGDPATADAPAGQPLAPLVRVQKTAVVRSFAEAEALGEAVAAQLRAGGAVWASNTPSDT is encoded by the coding sequence GTGTCTGCAGCGTCTCAACCCGGCAACCCGATTGCCCCCCGCAAAATCATCATTGCCACGCGCGAAAGCCGGCTGGCGCTGTGGCAGGCCGAGCATGTCAAGGCGCTGCTCGAATCCCGCCTGGGCTGGCAGGTGGAACTGCTGGGCATGACGACCCAGGGCGACCAGATCCTGGACCGCTCGTTGAGCAAGGTCGGTGGCAAGGGGCTGTTCGTCAAGGAGCTGGAAGTGGCCCTCAGCGAAGGCCGGGCCGACCTGGCCGTGCATTCGCTCAAGGATGTACCCATGGACCTGCCCGACGGATTTGCGCTGGCCTGTGTGCTGGAGCGCGAAGATCCGCACGACGCTTTCGTGTCCAACCAGTTTGCCTCGCTGGCCGACCTCCCGCAGGGCGCGGTGGTCGGAACCTCCAGCCTGCGCCGGCTGGTGCTGCTCAAGGCGCTGCGGCCCGATCTGAACATCGAGCCCTTGCGCGGCAACCTCGACACGCGCCTGCGCAAGCTCGACGAGGGCCACTACCACGCCATCGTGCTGGCGGCGGCCGGGCTCAAGCGCCTGGGCCTTCAGGCGCGCATTCGCGGCATCTTTGCGCCCGACGACATGTTGCCGGCTGCGGGGCAGGGCGCCCTGGGCATCGAGGTGCGGGCCGACCGCCATGATTTGATGCAGGCCCTGGGCACGCTGGCCCATCAGCCGACGTGGCTGGCGGTGACGGCTGAGCGCACCGTCTCGCGCGCCATGGGTGGCAGCTGCTCCATGCCGCTGGCCGCCTACACCGAAGGCCCGGCGGCAGAAGGCTCAGAAGGCATGCAACTGCACGCGACCTGGGGCGATCCGGCTACCGCCGACGCGCCGGCCGGCCAGCCGCTGGCTCCGCTGGTGCGGGTGCAAAAAACCGCGGTGGTGCGCAGTTTTGCCGAAGCCGAGGCGCTTGGCGAAGCGGTCGCGGCGCAGCTGCGTGCTGGCGGCGCGGTCTGGGCTAGCAACACCCCTTCCGATACCTGA
- the ppc gene encoding phosphoenolpyruvate carboxylase, whose product MVISARARKVSENAKDGTPGKTGTRARDNERPLVEDIRLLGRILGDVIREQEGVTAYELIEQVRKLSVAFRRDADQEADKALKKLLKGLSGEQTVSVIRAFTYFSHLANLAEDRHHIRRRAVHERAGDTQEGSIEVALARLRWAGISPKTIATTLAHSFVSPVLTAHPTEVQRKSILDAERDIAQLLTARDDIKALALATNAAKDALTPRELAANEAQLRARVMQLWQTRLLRFSKLTVADEIENALSYYEATFLREIPKLYANLERELGNQPVHSFLRMGQWIGGDRDGNPNVSADTLNYALARQAEVALRHYLTEVHYLGGELSLSAMLVAVSPGMQALAESSPDTNEHRKDEPYRRALTGVYARLAATLKELTGGEAARHAVAPQNAYARAEDFLADLRTIETSLRSNHGEALIAQRLHPLIRAVEVFGFHLATVDLRQSSDKHEEVVAELLAVARIEPRYPSLDEAAKRALLIRLLNDARPLRVISTIYSAHAQSELAIFEAARTARARFGKEAIRHYIISHTETVSDLLEVLLLQKEVGLMHRTLDDKATNDLIVVPLFETIEDLRNAAPIMREYYALPGIAQLVQRSGAEQDIMLGYSDSNKDGGIFTSNWELYRAEIALVELFDQLANSHNIQLRMFHGRGGTVGRGGGPSYQAILAQPPGTVRGQIRLTEQGEVIGSKYANPEIGRRNLETLVAATLEATLLQPTKPATKAFLQAAAELSQASMAAYRALVYDTPGFNEYFFGATPIREIAELNIGSRPASRKASQKIEDLRAIPWGFSWGQCRLTLPGWYGFGAAIEKMLDAGGTPATRKEALALLQKMYKQWPFFRTLLSNMDMVLAKSDLALASRYAELVADARLRKKVFTAIEAEWHRTAEALTLITGEKQRLAGNAALQRSIRHRFPYIDPLHHLQVELVRRYREGKADQKVQTGIHISINGIAAGLRNTG is encoded by the coding sequence ATGGTCATTTCAGCGCGCGCCAGGAAGGTCAGTGAGAACGCCAAGGACGGCACCCCCGGTAAAACTGGCACCCGGGCCCGCGACAACGAGCGCCCGCTGGTGGAGGACATCCGCCTGCTGGGCCGCATCCTCGGGGACGTGATTCGCGAGCAGGAGGGCGTCACCGCCTATGAGTTGATCGAGCAGGTGCGCAAGCTGTCGGTGGCTTTCCGGCGCGATGCCGACCAGGAAGCCGACAAGGCGCTCAAGAAGCTGCTCAAGGGCCTCAGCGGCGAGCAGACGGTCAGCGTGATTCGCGCCTTCACCTACTTCAGCCACCTGGCCAACCTGGCGGAGGACCGCCACCATATCCGCCGTCGTGCCGTGCATGAGCGCGCCGGCGACACCCAGGAAGGCAGTATCGAAGTGGCGCTGGCCCGCCTGCGCTGGGCGGGGATATCCCCCAAAACCATCGCCACCACGCTGGCCCACAGTTTCGTGTCGCCGGTACTCACCGCCCATCCCACCGAAGTGCAGCGCAAAAGCATTCTGGATGCCGAACGCGACATCGCCCAGCTGCTCACGGCGCGCGATGACATCAAGGCGCTGGCGCTGGCTACCAACGCCGCGAAGGACGCCCTCACCCCACGCGAGCTGGCAGCCAACGAGGCCCAGCTGCGCGCCCGCGTGATGCAGTTGTGGCAAACGCGGCTGCTGCGCTTTTCCAAGCTCACGGTGGCCGACGAGATCGAAAACGCGCTGAGCTACTACGAGGCCACCTTCCTGCGCGAAATCCCCAAGCTCTACGCCAACCTGGAGCGCGAACTGGGCAACCAGCCGGTGCACAGCTTCCTGCGCATGGGGCAGTGGATAGGCGGCGACCGCGACGGCAATCCGAATGTCAGTGCGGACACGCTCAACTACGCGCTGGCACGGCAGGCCGAAGTGGCCCTGCGCCACTACCTGACCGAAGTCCACTACCTGGGCGGCGAGCTGTCGCTGTCAGCCATGCTGGTGGCGGTCAGCCCGGGCATGCAGGCACTGGCTGAAAGCTCGCCGGACACCAACGAACACCGCAAGGACGAGCCCTATCGCCGTGCGCTGACCGGCGTGTATGCCCGGCTGGCCGCCACCCTGAAGGAGCTGACCGGCGGCGAGGCCGCGCGCCATGCCGTGGCACCGCAGAACGCCTATGCCCGGGCCGAAGATTTCCTGGCGGACCTGCGCACGATTGAAACGTCGCTGAGGTCGAATCACGGCGAGGCGCTGATCGCCCAGCGCCTGCATCCGCTGATCCGGGCGGTCGAGGTGTTTGGTTTTCACCTGGCGACGGTGGACCTGCGCCAGAGTTCCGACAAGCACGAGGAGGTGGTGGCCGAACTGCTGGCGGTCGCGCGCATCGAACCCCGCTACCCCAGCCTGGACGAAGCCGCAAAGCGCGCGTTGCTGATCCGCCTGCTCAACGACGCGCGACCCCTGCGCGTGATCAGCACCATCTACTCCGCGCATGCGCAGAGCGAGCTGGCCATCTTTGAAGCCGCACGCACGGCGCGCGCACGCTTTGGCAAGGAGGCCATACGCCACTACATCATCAGCCACACCGAAACCGTGAGCGACCTGCTGGAGGTGCTGCTGCTGCAAAAAGAAGTCGGCCTGATGCACAGAACACTGGACGACAAAGCCACCAACGACCTGATCGTGGTGCCGCTGTTTGAAACCATTGAGGACCTGCGCAATGCCGCGCCCATCATGCGCGAGTACTACGCGCTGCCGGGGATCGCCCAGCTGGTGCAACGCAGCGGCGCCGAGCAGGACATCATGCTGGGCTATTCCGACAGCAACAAGGACGGCGGCATTTTCACCAGCAACTGGGAGCTGTACCGCGCCGAGATCGCGCTGGTCGAGCTGTTCGACCAGCTGGCGAACTCGCACAACATCCAGTTGCGCATGTTCCATGGCCGCGGCGGCACGGTAGGCCGGGGCGGCGGCCCGAGCTACCAGGCCATCCTGGCGCAGCCCCCGGGCACGGTGCGCGGGCAGATCCGCCTGACCGAGCAGGGCGAGGTCATCGGCTCCAAATACGCCAACCCGGAAATCGGCCGGCGCAATCTTGAAACCCTGGTGGCGGCCACGCTGGAAGCCACGCTGCTGCAGCCGACCAAGCCGGCGACCAAGGCCTTTTTGCAGGCCGCTGCCGAGCTGTCACAGGCCAGCATGGCCGCCTACCGCGCGCTGGTCTACGACACCCCCGGCTTCAACGAATACTTTTTCGGCGCCACACCGATCCGGGAAATTGCCGAACTCAATATCGGCTCGCGTCCGGCCTCGCGCAAGGCCTCGCAAAAAATTGAAGACCTGCGCGCCATTCCCTGGGGCTTCAGCTGGGGCCAGTGCCGCCTGACCCTGCCCGGCTGGTATGGCTTTGGCGCCGCCATTGAAAAAATGCTCGACGCGGGCGGCACGCCCGCCACCCGCAAGGAAGCCCTGGCCCTGCTGCAAAAAATGTACAAACAGTGGCCTTTCTTTCGCACCCTGCTGAGCAACATGGACATGGTGCTGGCCAAAAGCGACCTGGCGCTGGCGTCGCGCTATGCCGAGCTGGTGGCTGACGCCCGGCTGCGCAAGAAGGTTTTCACCGCGATCGAGGCCGAGTGGCACCGCACCGCGGAAGCGCTGACGCTGATCACCGGCGAGAAACAGCGGCTGGCCGGCAATGCTGCACTGCAACGCTCCATCCGCCACCGTTTCCCCTACATTGACCCCCTGCACCATCTGCAGGTCGAGTTGGTGCGACGCTACCGCGAAGGCAAGGCCGACCAGAAAGTGCAAACCGGCATCCATATTTCGATCAACGGAATTGCGGCCGGATTGCGCAATACGGGCTGA